The Cronobacter sakazakii genome has a window encoding:
- a CDS encoding LysR family transcriptional regulator codes for MDKIHAMRLFVRVAELESFTRAAETLSLPKGSVSRQVQALESALGTRLLHRTTRRVHLTQDGQVYYERARDLLANLDELDGLFLHDPASVSGRLRVDMPVAVAQNVVIPRLPEFLHHYPGIALELSSSDRLVDVVREGFDCVVRVGQLKDSGLVARPLGKLSQVNCASPDYLARFGIPETLDDLASHALVHYTPTLGTRPAGFEIGRESGSEWIPTGGVLTVNSTETYQAACFAGLGIIQVPRIGVREALRSGKLVEVLPQYRAAPMPVSLIYPHRRHLSRRVHLFMEWLATVMKGYVD; via the coding sequence ATGGATAAAATTCACGCAATGCGTTTATTCGTGCGAGTGGCGGAACTGGAGAGCTTTACCCGCGCCGCCGAGACGCTGAGCCTGCCGAAAGGCAGCGTATCGCGGCAGGTGCAGGCGCTGGAAAGCGCGCTCGGCACGCGCCTGCTGCACCGCACGACGCGACGGGTGCATCTCACCCAGGACGGCCAGGTCTATTACGAGCGCGCGCGCGATCTGCTCGCGAATCTCGACGAACTCGACGGCTTGTTTCTGCACGATCCGGCGAGCGTCAGCGGGCGGCTGCGTGTCGATATGCCGGTGGCGGTAGCGCAAAACGTAGTAATCCCGCGTCTGCCGGAATTTCTTCACCACTACCCCGGCATCGCCCTTGAGCTGAGCAGCAGCGACCGGCTGGTGGATGTGGTGCGCGAAGGCTTCGACTGCGTGGTGCGTGTCGGCCAGCTGAAAGATTCCGGGCTGGTGGCGCGCCCGCTTGGCAAATTAAGCCAGGTCAACTGCGCCAGCCCGGATTATCTGGCGCGCTTCGGCATTCCTGAAACGCTCGACGATCTCGCTTCGCACGCGCTGGTGCATTACACGCCAACGCTCGGCACGCGTCCGGCGGGCTTTGAAATTGGGCGTGAGAGCGGTAGTGAGTGGATACCAACCGGTGGCGTATTGACGGTCAACAGCACCGAAACCTACCAGGCCGCCTGTTTCGCCGGGCTGGGGATTATTCAGGTGCCGCGCATCGGCGTTCGCGAGGCGCTGCGCAGCGGCAAACTCGTGGAAGTGCTGCCGCAATACCGCGCCGCGCCGATGCCGGTCTCGCTGATTTATCCGCACCGTCGGCACCTCTCACGGCGCGTTCACCTGTTTATGGAGTGGCTGGCGACCGTCATGAAAGGTTACGTTGACTAG
- a CDS encoding SDR family NAD(P)-dependent oxidoreductase produces MTQRIAIITGGSRGLGKNAALKLAERGIGILLTYQRRREDAEAVVREIEQKGVKAAALALNVADSASFPAFVAQVKAQLQQTWQRDSFDYLINNAGIGIYAPFGEFSEAQFDELVNIHFKGPFFLTQQLLPLINNGGRILNVSSGLTRFALPGYSAYASMKGAMEVLTRYQAKELGSRNIAVNIIAPGAIETDFGGGQVRDNDELNRFIASQTALGRVGLPDDIGAAIAAIIGDELGWMNAQRIEVSGGMFL; encoded by the coding sequence ATGACGCAACGTATCGCAATCATCACCGGTGGCAGCCGCGGGCTTGGTAAAAACGCAGCGCTGAAGCTCGCAGAGCGCGGAATTGGCATTTTGCTGACGTACCAGCGTCGGCGTGAAGACGCCGAGGCCGTTGTGCGTGAAATTGAACAAAAAGGCGTGAAAGCGGCAGCGCTGGCGCTGAACGTCGCCGATAGCGCCTCCTTCCCGGCATTTGTTGCACAGGTGAAGGCGCAACTGCAACAGACCTGGCAGCGCGACAGTTTTGATTATTTAATCAACAACGCGGGTATCGGGATTTATGCGCCGTTTGGCGAGTTCAGCGAGGCGCAGTTTGACGAGTTAGTGAACATTCACTTCAAGGGGCCGTTCTTTCTGACGCAGCAACTGCTGCCGCTGATTAATAACGGCGGACGCATCCTGAACGTCTCCAGCGGGCTGACGCGTTTTGCGCTGCCGGGCTATTCAGCGTATGCCTCAATGAAAGGCGCGATGGAGGTGCTGACGCGCTATCAGGCCAAAGAGCTTGGCAGCCGGAATATCGCGGTGAATATCATCGCGCCAGGCGCGATTGAGACGGACTTCGGCGGCGGACAGGTGCGTGATAACGACGAACTGAACCGCTTTATCGCCTCGCAGACGGCGCTGGGGCGCGTGGGGCTGCCGGATGATATCGGCGCGGCGATAGCGGCTATTATCGGCGATGAGCTGGGCTGGATGAACGCGCAGCGGATTGAAGTCTCCGGCGGGATGTTCCTGTAA
- a CDS encoding YdeI family stress tolerance OB fold protein — translation MKKTVIIATLSALLALPALAEEKGGFKNDEAPPPPHQLKEGYRGITDARSIDVKQAKEMHDGASVTLRGYLIKKKGDDVYQFRDKGGDIDVMIPHAVFQGKEVSPDELVGISGTLDKKQQPYRIRVTHFQKE, via the coding sequence ATGAAAAAAACAGTGATTATCGCCACGCTTTCCGCGTTACTGGCCCTGCCTGCACTGGCAGAAGAGAAAGGCGGCTTCAAGAACGATGAAGCCCCGCCGCCGCCGCATCAGCTTAAAGAGGGCTACCGCGGCATTACCGATGCCCGCTCGATCGACGTGAAGCAGGCAAAAGAGATGCACGACGGCGCCTCCGTGACGCTGCGTGGCTATCTGATCAAGAAAAAAGGCGATGACGTCTATCAATTCCGCGATAAAGGCGGTGATATCGACGTGATGATCCCGCATGCGGTTTTTCAGGGCAAAGAGGTCAGCCCGGATGAACTGGTGGGCATCAGCGGTACGCTTGATAAAAAACAGCAGCCGTACCGCATTCGCGTGACGCACTTCCAGAAAGAGTAA
- a CDS encoding GNAT family N-acetyltransferase — protein sequence MHPDTPFNDALLTFNSTRLDYRPLTPDDWPFFLSLQRDDTVMRFVADPRSDAQRMQDFTLRLPPWTPASTRWLCLLISERHSGQPVGVTGFVMRGEGIAEVGFLLASAFQGQGYGHESLRAICRLAFEGCSLRRLVATVTGGNIASKKTLEKAGFLQEGTLRESYFIGGRWHDDWLFGLLARDSSPES from the coding sequence ATGCACCCTGACACGCCCTTTAACGACGCGTTGTTGACGTTTAATTCCACACGCCTCGATTACCGGCCCCTCACGCCCGACGACTGGCCGTTCTTTTTAAGCCTGCAACGTGACGATACGGTGATGCGTTTCGTGGCCGACCCGCGCTCTGACGCGCAGCGGATGCAGGATTTCACGTTGCGCCTGCCGCCCTGGACGCCCGCAAGCACCCGCTGGCTCTGTTTACTCATTAGCGAGAGGCACAGCGGGCAGCCGGTGGGCGTAACGGGCTTTGTGATGCGCGGTGAGGGGATTGCTGAAGTCGGGTTTCTGCTGGCGAGCGCCTTTCAGGGCCAGGGCTACGGCCATGAATCGCTGCGCGCCATCTGTCGCCTCGCTTTTGAAGGCTGTAGCCTGCGGCGTCTGGTGGCGACCGTCACCGGCGGCAATATCGCCTCGAAAAAGACGCTGGAAAAAGCGGGATTTCTTCAGGAGGGCACGCTGCGGGAAAGTTACTTTATCGGCGGACGCTGGCATGACGACTGGCTGTTTGGCCTACTGGCACGCGACTCTTCACCGGAGAGTTAA
- a CDS encoding STY4199 family HEPN domain-containing protein: MARFTQPLVRETFETALTVIRQASVEILVLLGVNVAEGKDPQWFLQQLDQARLNLGNWATVARRLNLNDADMSQFTLQLRHLQQLVPQYESGQDVTENQLFAALRFVTCLEKVRNQQPKLGYSTEMNVDKTAMQPDALRQLRALDFTLRGMVREAWPDEQQRVNQLKQLCGGDKVRRWLKMCDKGDILSGMLFSELAMLVVDKKLFARHYDKLFQGATSLTLFVEPRKTLQTLLDDIREIRNVAALGKPLSGAQEVMLDNYFNAISAPLHKACGEGRTRVNPAALMKADDAQLKAFIDHAAKKNSVVGGDIFDVRDAIESPSRRQDGKKQETRQLVMGAVWGAVGLGAIAMVVGALFVASDALKPPAAEEVTAPVATAMAAEPENNDDSPRHKLSKMGITWDEENLRAAIDRDDKLVTRLFLEAGMNWKVAWTEQALAKNHEETLETLLRYRLQMDEKKPCRRMITTLSHALSQGEKMTSMRKEYLQTFCTVPAVVERQKHELEQAQLRAQANPNDETKKWVKIREAIYQTIR; this comes from the coding sequence ATGGCCCGCTTCACACAGCCTCTGGTAAGAGAAACATTTGAAACTGCGCTCACGGTGATCCGCCAGGCGTCGGTTGAAATCCTGGTTTTGCTTGGCGTTAACGTTGCGGAGGGCAAAGATCCGCAGTGGTTCTTACAACAGCTCGACCAGGCGCGTCTGAATCTCGGCAACTGGGCGACGGTCGCCCGCCGGCTGAACCTTAACGACGCCGATATGTCGCAGTTCACGTTGCAGCTGCGTCATTTACAACAGCTGGTGCCGCAGTATGAGAGCGGCCAGGACGTGACGGAGAACCAGCTTTTCGCGGCGCTGCGTTTTGTGACGTGCCTTGAGAAAGTGCGTAACCAGCAGCCGAAACTGGGCTATTCCACTGAGATGAATGTCGATAAAACGGCGATGCAGCCCGACGCGCTGCGCCAGCTGCGCGCGCTCGATTTCACCCTGCGCGGCATGGTGCGCGAAGCCTGGCCGGACGAGCAGCAGCGCGTCAATCAGCTCAAACAGTTGTGCGGCGGCGATAAAGTGCGCCGCTGGCTGAAGATGTGCGACAAGGGCGACATCCTGAGCGGCATGTTATTCAGCGAGCTGGCGATGCTGGTGGTCGATAAAAAGCTCTTCGCCCGCCACTACGACAAACTTTTCCAGGGCGCGACATCGCTGACGCTGTTTGTCGAGCCACGCAAAACGCTGCAAACCCTGCTGGATGATATCCGCGAAATCCGTAACGTCGCCGCGCTCGGCAAACCGCTTTCCGGCGCGCAGGAAGTGATGCTGGATAACTATTTCAATGCCATCAGCGCTCCGCTGCATAAAGCCTGTGGCGAAGGGCGCACGCGCGTGAACCCGGCGGCGCTGATGAAAGCCGATGACGCACAGCTGAAAGCGTTTATCGATCATGCCGCGAAGAAAAACAGCGTGGTCGGTGGGGATATTTTTGACGTTCGCGATGCCATCGAAAGCCCGAGCCGTCGTCAGGACGGCAAAAAGCAGGAGACGCGCCAGCTGGTGATGGGCGCGGTCTGGGGCGCAGTAGGCCTCGGCGCGATTGCGATGGTGGTCGGCGCGCTGTTTGTCGCAAGCGATGCGCTTAAACCCCCTGCGGCAGAGGAGGTGACCGCGCCTGTCGCGACCGCCATGGCCGCAGAGCCTGAGAACAACGACGACAGCCCGCGTCATAAGCTCAGCAAAATGGGCATCACGTGGGATGAAGAGAACCTGCGCGCGGCTATCGATCGCGATGACAAACTGGTTACGCGCCTCTTTCTCGAAGCCGGAATGAACTGGAAAGTGGCCTGGACCGAGCAGGCGCTCGCGAAAAATCATGAAGAGACGCTGGAAACGCTGCTGCGCTATCGCCTCCAGATGGATGAAAAAAAACCGTGCCGCCGGATGATCACGACGTTAAGCCACGCGCTGTCGCAGGGCGAGAAAATGACGTCCATGCGTAAAGAGTATTTGCAGACGTTTTGCACCGTGCCCGCGGTCGTGGAGCGCCAGAAGCATGAACTTGAGCAGGCGCAACTGCGCGCGCAGGCGAACCCGAATGATGAAACGAAGAAATGGGTGAAAATCCGCGAGGCGATTTACCAGACGATCCGGTAA
- the nudI gene encoding nucleoside triphosphatase NudI — translation MRQRIIVCPVIQNNGEFLLCKMASDRGVFPGQWALPGGGMEPGETMETALRREIREELGDKLLITDVQPWAFRDDIRMKTYPDGTTEEIYMIYLIFDCISANRNITFNEEFQEIMWVSPEALKSMDLNEATRITFTQKGFI, via the coding sequence ATGCGCCAAAGAATTATTGTTTGCCCTGTTATTCAAAACAATGGTGAGTTTCTTCTTTGTAAAATGGCCTCTGATCGTGGCGTTTTCCCGGGGCAGTGGGCTTTGCCTGGCGGAGGAATGGAGCCAGGGGAAACAATGGAGACGGCATTGAGACGAGAAATCAGAGAAGAGTTAGGAGATAAACTGCTTATTACTGATGTTCAGCCCTGGGCTTTTCGTGATGACATCCGAATGAAAACATACCCGGATGGTACTACCGAAGAAATTTATATGATTTATCTCATATTTGATTGTATCAGCGCCAACCGAAATATTACGTTTAACGAAGAGTTTCAGGAAATCATGTGGGTATCTCCTGAAGCATTAAAAAGCATGGATTTAAATGAGGCAACCCGAATCACTTTTACACAAAAGGGATTTATATGA
- a CDS encoding deoxynucleoside kinase: protein MRYSYLYMDPWSADKVVTNKKRKPIYICLTGNSGVGKSTLLKKLSSRLFSTDPDTIAIDEKSVHHSLLPYLFDDTNNYGYLIQLNFMIQRALIIKSWLDKGFNLIMERSHLEDYIFINFMLNAGYISKWQYDSYIKLWESINELLIEPDIIAFINYPIEHSLAHLKHDEINGIRPKEFPDEATKVKWITGWHTEYQSFTDKLPVHLRERVMACTHPDDIENFTTLVTNKAMTLRR from the coding sequence ATGAGATATAGTTACCTTTATATGGATCCCTGGTCTGCAGACAAAGTCGTAACCAACAAAAAAAGAAAGCCTATTTATATATGTTTGACCGGGAATTCTGGCGTAGGCAAAAGTACACTTTTGAAAAAGTTATCTTCCAGATTATTCTCGACAGATCCTGATACCATAGCTATCGATGAAAAAAGCGTACATCATTCCCTTCTTCCTTATTTGTTCGATGATACAAATAACTATGGTTACCTTATTCAGCTCAATTTTATGATACAGCGGGCTCTCATCATAAAATCATGGCTGGATAAGGGATTCAATTTAATAATGGAACGTTCACATCTTGAAGACTATATATTTATTAACTTTATGCTCAATGCTGGCTATATAAGCAAGTGGCAGTATGACTCGTACATTAAACTTTGGGAATCAATAAATGAACTGCTGATCGAGCCGGACATTATTGCTTTTATAAATTATCCCATTGAACACTCACTCGCGCATTTAAAGCATGACGAAATTAATGGCATCCGGCCAAAAGAATTTCCTGATGAAGCAACAAAAGTAAAATGGATAACGGGATGGCATACAGAGTATCAAAGTTTTACAGATAAGCTTCCTGTGCATCTTCGTGAGCGAGTTATGGCATGTACTCATCCTGATGATATAGAAAATTTCACTACTCTGGTCACTAATAAAGCGATGACTTTAAGGAGATAA
- a CDS encoding radical SAM protein → MDISNLLLDFRITSHCNLGCDLCFRNPGITDSTLTTIFDVIERMYRMGFRRIGFTGGEPTSREDYIHLIEYAKQMGFMTYLSTVGHRFIMDHERLNPILDWVGMPIDGIDRIVNSDIRSEKMSNQHRVIKNILDWLPYNNNRINIKLTTVVSQSNINVLSNIVSWVDNLPYKIQAWRFYQFCPLGVGKEKRNKLEIDTDLFINNMNKLKKQYPSVPISWATFEERDKANVVMEPNFDIIIPDGENYTRLGNMLTDPPEKIISAIFGNSEIISKCQINRFWLEEREFNNEI, encoded by the coding sequence ATGGATATCAGCAACCTGCTTTTGGATTTCAGAATTACTTCACATTGCAATCTCGGATGTGACTTGTGTTTTCGTAACCCCGGCATAACAGATTCTACGCTAACCACTATTTTTGATGTCATTGAACGTATGTACAGGATGGGCTTTCGCCGTATCGGTTTTACTGGTGGCGAACCAACATCCAGAGAAGACTATATCCATTTGATTGAATACGCAAAACAGATGGGTTTTATGACGTACCTCTCAACGGTCGGGCATCGTTTCATAATGGATCACGAACGATTAAATCCAATTTTGGACTGGGTAGGAATGCCAATCGACGGAATTGACAGGATTGTAAATTCCGATATCAGAAGTGAAAAAATGAGCAACCAGCATAGAGTCATTAAAAATATACTAGACTGGCTCCCATATAATAATAATCGTATTAATATAAAACTTACAACTGTGGTTTCTCAATCGAATATTAATGTATTAAGTAATATTGTTAGCTGGGTTGACAATCTTCCCTATAAAATCCAGGCATGGCGATTCTATCAATTTTGCCCATTAGGTGTAGGAAAAGAAAAAAGGAATAAGCTAGAGATCGATACTGACCTATTCATAAATAATATGAACAAACTAAAAAAACAGTATCCGTCTGTACCAATCAGTTGGGCAACGTTTGAAGAAAGAGATAAAGCTAATGTTGTTATGGAGCCAAATTTTGACATTATAATTCCCGACGGTGAAAATTACACCAGACTCGGAAATATGCTAACGGATCCGCCAGAAAAAATTATAAGTGCCATTTTCGGGAATAGTGAAATCATTAGCAAATGCCAAATAAATCGTTTTTGGCTGGAGGAAAGGGAGTTTAACAATGAGATATAG
- the gorA gene encoding glutathione-disulfide reductase has translation MTRHYDYLAIGGGSGGIASVNRAAMYGQKCALIEAKALGGTCVNVGCVPKKIMWHAAQIAEAIHLYGPDYGFDTTVNHFDWQKLVASRTAYIDRIHTSYDNVLGKNNVDVIQGFARFVDAHTVEVNGERITADHILIATGGRPSHPDIPGAEYGIDSDGFFALSAMPQRVAVVGAGYIAVELAGVINALGAKTHLFVRKHAPLRTFDPMLSETLVEVMQAEGPQLHTHATPKAVEKNSDGSLTLHLEDGRSETVDALIWAIGREPETDNFNLAATGVKTNEKGYIVVDKYQNTNVPGIYAVGDNTGAVELTPVAVAAGRRLSERLFNNKPDEHLDYSNIPTVVFSHPPIGTVGLTEPQAREQYGDANVKIYKSSFTAMYTAVTTHRQPCRMKLVCVGPEEKIVGIHGIGFGMDEMLQGFAVALKMGATKKDFDNTVAIHPTAAEEFVTMR, from the coding sequence ATGACCAGACACTACGACTACCTCGCCATCGGCGGCGGCAGTGGCGGTATCGCTTCTGTCAACCGTGCGGCCATGTACGGCCAGAAATGCGCCCTGATTGAAGCCAAAGCGCTGGGCGGCACCTGCGTCAACGTGGGCTGCGTACCGAAAAAAATCATGTGGCACGCCGCGCAAATCGCCGAGGCGATCCATCTGTATGGCCCGGATTACGGCTTTGACACCACGGTGAACCATTTCGACTGGCAGAAGCTGGTGGCGAGCCGTACCGCTTATATCGACCGCATTCATACGTCGTATGACAATGTGCTGGGCAAGAATAATGTCGATGTGATCCAGGGCTTCGCTCGTTTTGTGGACGCGCACACCGTTGAAGTCAACGGCGAGCGGATCACCGCCGATCACATCCTGATCGCGACCGGCGGGCGTCCGAGCCACCCGGACATTCCGGGCGCGGAATACGGTATCGATTCTGACGGTTTCTTCGCGCTCTCGGCGATGCCGCAACGCGTGGCGGTCGTGGGCGCGGGTTATATCGCCGTTGAACTGGCGGGTGTTATCAACGCGCTGGGCGCGAAGACGCACCTGTTTGTGCGTAAACACGCGCCGCTGCGCACGTTCGATCCGATGCTTTCGGAAACGCTGGTGGAAGTGATGCAGGCCGAAGGCCCGCAGCTTCACACGCATGCGACGCCGAAAGCCGTGGAGAAAAACAGCGATGGCAGCCTGACGCTGCACCTGGAAGATGGCCGTTCAGAAACGGTCGACGCGCTGATCTGGGCGATTGGCCGCGAGCCGGAAACCGATAATTTCAACCTGGCGGCCACAGGCGTTAAAACCAACGAAAAAGGCTATATCGTCGTTGATAAATACCAGAACACGAACGTGCCGGGTATTTATGCGGTCGGCGATAATACCGGCGCGGTCGAGCTGACGCCGGTCGCGGTTGCCGCGGGCCGTCGCCTCTCCGAGCGCCTGTTTAACAACAAACCGGATGAGCATCTGGATTACAGCAATATTCCGACCGTGGTCTTCAGCCATCCGCCTATCGGCACCGTCGGGCTTACCGAGCCGCAGGCGCGCGAGCAGTATGGCGATGCGAACGTGAAAATCTACAAATCGTCGTTTACCGCGATGTACACCGCTGTCACCACGCACCGCCAGCCGTGCCGCATGAAGCTGGTCTGCGTCGGGCCTGAGGAGAAAATCGTCGGCATTCACGGCATCGGTTTCGGCATGGACGAAATGCTGCAGGGCTTTGCGGTGGCGCTGAAAATGGGCGCGACCAAAAAAGACTTCGACAACACCGTCGCCATCCACCCGACCGCCGCGGAAGAGTTTGTGACGATGCGCTAA
- a CDS encoding 23S rRNA (adenine(2030)-N(6))-methyltransferase RlmJ, giving the protein MLSYRHSFHAGNHADVLKHTVQSLIIESLKEKEKPFLYLDTHAGAGRYLLSGEHAERTGEYLEGIARIWQQDDLPAELAPYISAVSHFNRSGQLRYYPGSPLIARQLLRPQDSLQLTELHPSDFPLLRGEFQKDERARVERADGYQQLKSKLPPASRRGLILIDPPYEIKTDYQAVVQCISEGYKRFATGVYALWYPVVLRNQIKRMMNDLEATGIRRILQIELAVRPDSDQRGMTASGMIVINPPWKLEQQMATLLPWLHKALVPAGTGHTTLKWVVPE; this is encoded by the coding sequence ATGCTCAGTTACCGCCACAGCTTCCACGCCGGCAACCACGCCGATGTCCTCAAACACACTGTCCAGAGCCTGATCATTGAATCGCTCAAAGAGAAGGAAAAACCGTTTCTGTATCTGGATACCCACGCGGGCGCCGGGCGCTATCTGCTGAGCGGCGAACATGCCGAGCGCACGGGGGAATATCTGGAAGGCATCGCGCGCATCTGGCAGCAGGACGATCTGCCCGCCGAACTTGCGCCGTACATTAGCGCCGTGTCGCACTTCAACCGCAGCGGCCAGCTGCGCTACTACCCCGGCTCGCCGCTCATCGCGCGCCAGCTGCTGCGCCCGCAGGACAGCCTGCAACTGACCGAGCTACACCCGAGCGATTTCCCGCTGCTGCGCGGCGAATTTCAGAAAGATGAACGCGCCCGCGTTGAGCGCGCCGACGGCTATCAGCAGCTGAAATCGAAGCTGCCGCCCGCCTCGCGCCGCGGCCTGATCCTTATCGACCCGCCGTACGAAATCAAAACCGACTACCAGGCGGTGGTTCAGTGCATCAGCGAAGGCTACAAACGCTTTGCGACCGGCGTCTACGCGCTCTGGTATCCGGTCGTTTTGCGCAACCAAATCAAGCGTATGATGAACGATCTGGAAGCCACCGGTATTCGCCGCATTCTGCAAATCGAGCTGGCGGTGCGCCCGGACAGCGATCAGCGCGGCATGACCGCCTCGGGCATGATTGTTATCAACCCGCCGTGGAAGCTGGAACAGCAAATGGCGACGCTGTTGCCGTGGCTGCACAAGGCGCTGGTGCCGGCGGGTACCGGCCACACGACGCTGAAATGGGTCGTGCCGGAGTAA
- the prlC gene encoding oligopeptidase A, translating to MTNPLLTPFELPPFSSIKPEHVVPAVTKALEDCRAQVEAVVGRGAPYSWESLCQPLAETDDRLGRIFSPISHLNSVKNSPELREAYEQTLPLLSEYSTWVGQHEGLYQAYRDLRDGENYAKLDTAQKKAVDNALRDFELSGIGLPKEKQKRYGEIAARLSELGSLYSNNVLDATQGWTKLITDESELSGMPESALAAAKAMAEAKEQEGFLLTLDIPSYLPVMTYCDNQALREEMYRAYSTRASDQGPNAGKWDNTPVMEEILALRHELAQLLGFDSYADKSLATKMAENPQQVLDFLTDLAKRARPQGEKELAQLRAFAKEHFSVDELQPWDIAYYSEKQKQHLYSISDEQLRPYFPENKAVSGLFEVVKRIYGISAKERKDIDVWHPDVRFFELYDESGELRGSFYLDLYARENKRGGAWMDDCVGQMRKADGSLQKPVAYLTCNFNRPVSGKPALFTHDEVITLFHEFGHGLHHMLTRIETPGVAGISGVPWDAVELPSQFMENWCWEPEALAFISGHYETGEPLPQELLDKMLAAKNYQAAMFILRQLEFGLFDFRLHAQFSPEQGAKVLETLAEIKKQVAVVPGPAWGRFPHAFSHIFAGGYAAGYYSYLWADVLAADAYSRFEEEGIFNRETGQSFLDNILTRGGSEEPMELFKRFRGREPQLDAMLEHYGIQG from the coding sequence ATGACCAATCCATTACTGACGCCTTTTGAACTGCCGCCGTTTTCCTCCATTAAACCCGAACACGTGGTGCCTGCCGTTACGAAGGCGCTGGAAGATTGCCGCGCGCAGGTGGAGGCGGTAGTCGGCCGCGGCGCGCCTTACAGCTGGGAATCGCTCTGCCAGCCGCTGGCGGAAACCGACGATCGACTGGGCCGTATTTTCTCGCCGATAAGCCACCTGAACTCCGTGAAAAACAGCCCGGAACTGCGCGAAGCCTATGAACAGACGCTGCCGTTGCTCTCTGAATACAGCACTTGGGTGGGCCAGCATGAAGGGCTTTACCAGGCCTATCGCGATTTACGCGACGGCGAGAACTACGCGAAGCTCGACACCGCGCAGAAAAAAGCGGTCGATAACGCGCTGCGTGATTTCGAGCTTTCCGGTATTGGCCTGCCGAAAGAGAAGCAAAAACGCTACGGCGAAATCGCCGCGCGCCTCTCTGAGCTTGGCTCGCTCTACAGCAACAACGTGCTGGACGCGACCCAGGGCTGGACGAAGCTGATTACCGATGAATCTGAGCTTTCCGGGATGCCGGAAAGCGCGCTGGCGGCCGCGAAAGCGATGGCGGAAGCCAAAGAGCAGGAGGGCTTCCTGCTGACGCTGGATATCCCAAGCTACCTGCCGGTGATGACCTACTGCGACAACCAGGCGCTTCGCGAAGAGATGTATCGCGCCTACAGCACGCGTGCCTCTGACCAGGGGCCGAACGCGGGCAAATGGGACAACACGCCGGTGATGGAAGAGATCCTGGCGCTGCGTCACGAGCTGGCGCAACTGCTCGGCTTTGACAGCTACGCCGACAAATCGCTCGCCACCAAAATGGCGGAAAACCCGCAGCAGGTGCTGGATTTCTTAACCGATCTGGCCAAACGCGCCCGCCCGCAGGGTGAAAAAGAGCTTGCCCAGCTGCGCGCCTTCGCCAAAGAACACTTCAGCGTTGACGAGCTGCAACCGTGGGACATTGCGTACTACAGCGAAAAACAGAAACAGCATCTCTACAGCATCAGCGATGAGCAGCTGCGCCCGTATTTCCCGGAAAACAAAGCGGTTAGCGGCCTGTTTGAAGTAGTAAAACGCATTTACGGCATCAGCGCCAAAGAGCGCAAAGATATCGACGTCTGGCATCCGGACGTGCGCTTCTTCGAGCTGTATGACGAGAGCGGCGAGCTGCGCGGCAGCTTCTACCTGGACCTCTACGCGCGTGAGAACAAGCGCGGCGGGGCGTGGATGGACGACTGCGTCGGCCAGATGCGCAAAGCGGACGGCTCGCTGCAAAAACCGGTCGCCTACCTCACCTGTAACTTTAACCGTCCGGTGAGCGGCAAACCGGCGCTGTTCACCCATGACGAAGTGATCACGCTGTTCCATGAATTTGGTCACGGTCTGCACCATATGCTTACCCGTATCGAAACCCCAGGGGTGGCGGGTATCAGCGGTGTACCGTGGGATGCCGTCGAGCTGCCGAGCCAGTTTATGGAAAACTGGTGCTGGGAGCCGGAGGCGCTGGCGTTTATCTCCGGTCACTATGAAACCGGCGAGCCGCTGCCGCAGGAACTGCTGGATAAAATGCTGGCCGCGAAAAACTACCAGGCGGCGATGTTCATCCTGCGCCAGCTGGAGTTCGGCCTGTTCGATTTCCGTCTGCATGCGCAGTTCAGCCCGGAGCAGGGCGCGAAAGTGCTGGAGACGCTCGCGGAGATCAAAAAACAGGTCGCCGTGGTGCCAGGCCCGGCCTGGGGCCGCTTCCCACACGCGTTCAGCCATATCTTCGCGGGCGGCTACGCGGCGGGCTACTACAGCTACCTGTGGGCCGACGTGCTGGCGGCGGATGCCTATTCCCGTTTCGAAGAAGAGGGGATTTTTAACCGCGAAACCGGTCAGTCATTCCTCGACAACATCCTGACGCGCGGCGGCTCCGAAGAACCGATGGAGCTGTTTAAACGCTTCCGCGGCCGTGAACCGCAGCTCGACGCGATGCTGGAACACTACGGCATCCAGGGCTGA